AAACAGGTGCAGGAAATGCTGGCGCTGTTTGAATCCGCTGAAGAATTCGATAAACTGATGGCCGATGTGGATGAAGGAAGATATGAAGGTGCTAAGGCAGAAGCCGCTATCAGTATGCAAAAACTGGAATTACGGGCCGCCTCCTACGATTCCGAAAAACTGAGGGAACAGCATGCACGGATGAAAACCTATGTGAAGAGTATCGACAGTGTAAGAACGATGCAGGATTCAGACCGGAAGATCTACCAAAAAAGCAATAAAGCTGTAAACTATGAAGTGAAAAAACAAAAAAGAAACTGAGGAGAGATAAATGCAATAAATGAAAAAAGCCCGTGATGTTTGGATCACGGGCTTTTTTTGTACTTTAGCCTGAACCATTTCAACCTTCCCCATCCACTACGGGGCATTGGCCAGTGGCAACCTTGACATCCTCTGATAGAAAAACCTAAACAATTGTGCCTGTGGCTGCTGAGCAATTACATAATGAGAAAGATCTGCTGATAAGGATTGCCGATGGCGATGAATCCGCTTTTGCAGAACTTTTCCATTTTTACACCGCCCGTCTCCACCTGCATGTTACCGGTCTTGTTAAATCCGCTCCCATAGCGGAAGAGATCATACAGGAAACCTTCCTTCGCGTATGGATGAACCGCGACCAGCTGCCGGGTATCGAATTTCCCCGCGCCTGGATCTTCTCCATCGCCAGTAATATCTGTTTCAATCACCTGCGTCAACAATTGCGAAAAGAAAAACATCTCCGGGTGCTGGCAAGTCGTGCGGAAGACAGCCAGAACGAAATACCTGTCCTCACAGAGCTCAAAGAGATCAGAACCGCCATTCACGATGCAGTGGACCATCTCTCCGGCCAGCGCCGTTTGATCTGGTTGCTCTATCGCGAACAAGGCCTCAAACAATCTGAGATTGCCAGTCAGCTGAACATTTCCGTTTCCACCGTTAAGAACACCATCGCGCAATCGCTTGATTTTATCCGCAAGCATATGCGCGACAAAGGCTTCTGGATACCGGTCTGTCTGCTGGAAGCCATTATGAAAATTTCTTCTTAACCGTATAGTACCTTTTCCTTCCTGTGGTTACATAGTATCAGGGCGGCCATGGCCAACCCTCAAAATACCCATATGCAACAGAGAGCAGCGTACCTGTTAGAAAGATACATTACAGGCAGTATCAATGATGCTGAAATGGCTGAACTGCAGGAGCTGACTGAATCGTCGGCCCCTGAAGTGCAGCAGGGAATTCAGCAATGGCTGGAAGGCCGTGAAGCCGATCCTGCCTACAATCCGCAACAATGGCAACATGTGCTGGGCCATATCATCAGTGCAGACAGGCAGGAAGAGAAAAATAGGAAAACAGTACCGATGTACAAACGGTCCTGGTTCCGTTATGCAGCCGCTGCCGCAGTTGTGATTGTTGCCGGTCTCGGTTTCTGGAGATCAAATGAAAAAATAGAAAAGGAAACCATCAGCCCTCAGCCCATCGTACAGAAGGAAGTGCCGCCGGGAAAAGATGGCGCCATCCTCACGCTGGCAGATGGAACAACATTGGTGCTTGACAGTATGGGCAATGGTGTAGTGGCCAGTCAGAACGGAACACAGGTGGTATTGAAAGACGGAAAGCTCGCTTATTATGGAGGAGCAACTGATATCGCTGTAGCCTACAATACCATGACCACGCCCAGGGGAAGGCAATTCAATGTGACCCTGCCCGATGGCACCAGGGTATGGCTCAATGCAGCATCATCACTGCGTTATCCAACTGTGTTCAATGGCACTGAAAGAAAAGTACAGATAACTGGTGAAGCCTATTTTGAAGTGGCGCAAAATAAGAACCAACCATTCAAAGTGGAAACCGGCAAGGGAATTGAAGTAGAAGTATTGGGCACTCATTTCAATGTCAACAGTTATGATGATGAGCCCACTATCAATACCACACTGCTGGAAGGAAGTGTAAAAGTAGTTGCAAAGAATAGTCCGCAGGAAAATGGAAATTCTGTGGTGCTGAGACCTGGTCAGCAGGCGCAAAACAGCAATACGGAAGATGGAAAAGGCCTGCGCATCAGGCAGGTTGACCTGGATGAAGTAGTGGCCTGGAAAGACGGAGCCTTCTCCTTCAATGATGCAGACCTGAAAGCCGTGATGCGTCAGCTCAGCAGATGGTACGATGTGGAAGTTGAATATGCAGGAGAAATTTCAGA
This portion of the Pseudobacter ginsenosidimutans genome encodes:
- a CDS encoding FecR family protein, encoding MQQRAAYLLERYITGSINDAEMAELQELTESSAPEVQQGIQQWLEGREADPAYNPQQWQHVLGHIISADRQEEKNRKTVPMYKRSWFRYAAAAAVVIVAGLGFWRSNEKIEKETISPQPIVQKEVPPGKDGAILTLADGTTLVLDSMGNGVVASQNGTQVVLKDGKLAYYGGATDIAVAYNTMTTPRGRQFNVTLPDGTRVWLNAASSLRYPTVFNGTERKVQITGEAYFEVAQNKNQPFKVETGKGIEVEVLGTHFNVNSYDDEPTINTTLLEGSVKVVAKNSPQENGNSVVLRPGQQAQNSNTEDGKGLRIRQVDLDEVVAWKDGAFSFNDADLKAVMRQLSRWYDVEVEYAGEISEQQRFTGKLGRSIPLADLLAEMKDYDVKFRIEGGNKIVVLP
- a CDS encoding RNA polymerase sigma factor, giving the protein MPVAAEQLHNEKDLLIRIADGDESAFAELFHFYTARLHLHVTGLVKSAPIAEEIIQETFLRVWMNRDQLPGIEFPRAWIFSIASNICFNHLRQQLRKEKHLRVLASRAEDSQNEIPVLTELKEIRTAIHDAVDHLSGQRRLIWLLYREQGLKQSEIASQLNISVSTVKNTIAQSLDFIRKHMRDKGFWIPVCLLEAIMKISS